The sequence gTAGAGGTAAAACATGTGCCCTGCCGATAAGGTTTTACACAGTGATAGAAATACTGGATAGGATCCCCAGGACTCTTCTTTCAGAACTGAAGAGTATCTCATTAAGGAGTCTAACACCGGTCTGTTGGACTGTGCAGCACCTCAAACTCAACCTCACAGAGACTTTTAGGGAGACTTTGAAGGTCTGGCTGTTCAAAGTCTTAGACAATCTTGTATAGGGCCTGCTTTTACCATGAAAGCTTGGACCAGGTAATCTCCACCGTCCTGTCTAACCCGGACTTTCCTATGAATCTGATTCTGTGTAGTGactgtcattttaaaattctcGCATCTGCTAATGTCTTAACCTGACAATGATTCTTGCTGTCAGTATTCGTATGTTTtctaaatacatatattttgcaagtttttttttttaaatgtctgagaagaaggcatctttttctcacagaattattttttgtgttatcTCCATGATGACcctcctttaattttttaatggcaaaacaaaaataggagaaagataaagaagaaaaatatttattttttctaatatgaAAAATTACTTAACATTTTTACTTCGGGTCTTTCTAAAAACTTGCAGGTACCCTTTTTGTGCTGTCTTGAAAATGCCTCTGAAAATGTTTGATCTCTTGAACATACACAGTTTGTGAGGAGATACAGCCATTAAAAAGGTGATGGTAGGATGTATTTTCAACTCACAATGTTTGGCAGAGTAGTCCACCTAATTCACAAAGTCATTTTACAGTATAGAATAAGTCTGTTGATTTAACTGCTTATAGGTGTGAACACTTGTAAGGATGAAGATCTACAGCACAAGATTCTGCATACACCCTTGAAAGCGAGGTTTTTTACCAAAAGCTAATAATTATACTGGAGTGGTTGTAGTGCTCACTTGAACAAAAATGcttacctgatttttttttttttcctaaaatgctAGGTGCCAGTCTTAGGAAAGGAATTCTACATCGAAAACTCCTGTTATGGCAGACTTCACTGAGACTTCACTATATACGTGCATAAGGTTGTACCGAGATTCAAAACGTTCTCAGACATAAAGATAGAGGCCCACCTCGGCATGAGCAGGAGACTACAGCCTCCAAGTGAAGAGGAAGGTGGCACCAACTCTCTGAGGTCGTGCTTACTGTGCTGCAGCGATATCGGGGAGAAATTTCCTGCTATACTCCAGCTCCACGCAAGATGGCAGTCCTCCCCTTGCAAGGCAGAGACAGATACCTCTTTCACAGGGCCTCAATCATGGTTGAGGGGTCTCTCACTGGTAAATTTCAGAGAATGCCAATTTCCCTCCAAGCAGTTTACCAAAAATGTCATCCACCCCCACTCACCGACCCCCTTTCAGCCAAGAAAACCATTTCAGTCTGtccatatttcttcttttcctgagcaGACTGATATTCCAGTGTGCAGTAAACCACTGTGCTGCAATTGTGGTAGACCTCTGTATTGCAAAGGTCTGGTTTCTGTGGAGGAGGTAACGTGATGAGGCAGCACCTTTCAATTTCCCAGAATAAAGAATAGGGAGAAACTGTAGCTGCATGCTAGAGAAATGGGGCTAGTTTCTGAAGAAAGGGTTGAAGACTGAAGAAGTGGAGAGAAAGAAGACTAGTTTTGAAAGAGGCATACAGAGCCACTGTGGTTTATGCAtgtggaggggaggcaggtttGAGCTACGCCAGACTCCAGttgctggagaggagcccatATGCAACATAGACAGCGGCTCCTGCCTTCCCTTACTGACACCTGCTTGCTGCTCCAGAAACAAGCTGAGCAATTTCACTGATACTGTGAATATTCATGGTACCCTATGAATTCATGGGGTCAGTGTGGGACATGTTCTGTCCTATTTCTCACCTTCCACCTCCCTAAGGCACATTGCTCACAGGAAATCATAAACACTCTGAAGAGCCACAATCAAATCCAGAATCTCTATCCTGCTGGGCTGATTGATAACCTGTCTACCGCTCCATCACTGCCTTGGTACTACTGTgcttcaaaagcaaaatcaggGAGCCGGAGATTGGGTCAAAGTGATGCTGCCGAGTCTACTTTGGTACTGTGCCTTATTTATGCACATCATCAGCCAAGAAAAATTGTCCTGTGGATCACAGCAGTATAAAACCTATGTTTAAGCAAAGGCTCTTGTTCAAATGCTCCAGGCTATGGCCTGTTGATAACCAGTTTAACAtacaaatgcaattttaattttgacttCAATGTAAATTAGCAGCAGTAATAATTTGGAAATACTTGCTTTAGGGCCAAAGCAGATGGATTAATGCAACACACTCCTAAAGCCATAGCTGGGCCAAATTCACCCAGATGATTTGTCTCTGTTACTCCATTATTCCATTAAAGTCACTGGAACTACACCATGGATgaaacatatttaattttctcctctGATTTGTTATCTGCCCTAAATTACATGAGGAATAAAATACTTCTGACCAGATATAAAGGGGAAATAATTGTTACTTGTGCCAATTTAGATGTTCATTGGATaaattaaatgtgatttttgcatgacatgaaagaaaaggagcctaaacaatacaaaacaaaacaaacaaaaccagatgaaatgatggaaagaaagcaagcatgtTTTCTCTTATCTTTGTATGTAGTGCAGTGGGAAGAATCTATTAGAATTTTACTGTAATAATTTGTAAAACAATTTCGACTTcataaacaaaattaagaagTAATCAAATCACGCTAGAGATAGCCTGTGgtataaataattgaaaaggAGATTTGTGTCTGCGTCAGTCTGcttaattaatttcatttcagggTAACTAAAAATGTACTGACTGCAAACATGAATTActgtaatactttttttaatcCCATGGTAATTAATTCTTTGGCTTGTGGGAGTTGCTTATTTCTCTTTTGGGAGGGATTGTTCAGcaaaaaatccagatttttaCTATCTTaggttaatgaaaaaaaatatttcagtccttgaagatttttttgtttttctattatgGTTTGTCTTTTGAGGAAAGGAAGTAAATGAATGTATATAGATACATGAACTTTGAAAATCCAAGCATGTACACAGACTGAATATAAACCTTTGGCTTTGACACAGCAATTTTTTTGTTCGCAATAAGGGAAGTCCCAGTGTTATCTAATCCTCTTAGTTAATTTATCAGCTAGTAATGTTGCACTTAAACGAGAAGCTTCCTCTTCATTCTGGGAATGTTTTCATAGTCATTTTTTGTTCTGACTGGAAAGAGACTTCTCAGACCTGTCTGCTTTTGTGTAGCTTTATTTTTAGGTACAGTACCTATCTCTTTAAGTACTTTTAAATATGCCATTTAACGATGTATTTATTACTAAGcaattttaaatgtatgaaaATATTAGATTAATTAGTTACACTAGTTACCTCCATGACTGGCACCAATCTGGACTGAAAGGACAAAACTGAATGGGTAAATATGATTCCAATTCCTCAAATTCCTgatcttttaaatcaaaatcCAAATTTCATTGTTAATTTAGGTGGTAAAATCTACATTTGGATGGGGACAAAACAGATAATGAAGTATGGAACAGATCTGCTTCACCTTGTAATTTCAAAGTGAAGACATTCCTAAAAAGATATGCTGCTGCTTAATGTTTGCCCAGGAATAATGTTTGCTTAGCTCATATTTGCTCATTTTGGTTTCCATTTGGGACTCTTATATGACAAGTGCTGTATATGTTAACCAGGTCTGATTCTCTTCTCCATTCCTAGttgaatttaaaatagtttttcactGTAAGAATAGAGAATTGtttatcatttcattttttgtttctactcAACTCTTCTTAAGCTGTTTCACGTGGGCACCAATGTTGCAGCCAGGAGCAGTTTGAGAAATATCAAGTGGTATTacagagccctgggagcagctgtGAAGGACTCTGGAGCacaggtatgttttttttttttttttttttatcagtccTCCCAGTCAAAGGCAAGGAGATTGAAAGGGCCAATCGAATCTGGCAAATCAACAAATGGTTACAGGACTGGTGCCACGGATAGGGGTTTGGCTACTTAGACCATGGGActtgctttgagaaacctggtctgtTGGGGGCTGATGGGGTCCACCTgtcagagaaagggaaaagcatcTTCAGTCATTGGCTTGCTAAGGTTGtgaagagggctttaaactacaGTTGCCAGGTGACAGGAACCTCAATCCATCCCGCTCCTCCCAGTTTGATGGCAGTGTCAGCAATagatgcccagagcctggagGAGGGTCATGGGtcagcaggagagcacctgaagagcagcatAAAGGAATCCCAGCCACTCCAGTCAGTAAGTCAGTTTCATCAGGGGCCCAACTTAAATATCTCCATGCTAACGCAcacagcatgggaaataaaaaagaggatGGAGATGTACGCAAGCCTGCAGGGCTATGACCTCATCGGCATTACAGAGACATGGTGAGATGGCTCCTATGACTGGAGTGTTGGAATGGAGGGATGCATGCTCTTTAGGAAGGAAAGACAGAGGAGATGAGGAGGGGTTGTTGCCCTCTCTGTCAATGAGCAGCCGGAGTgcctggagctctgcctggggatggatgaggagctggcagagagctTAAGGGTCAGCATTACAGGGACGGCAGGGGCAAGGGGCATTAGAGTAGGGGTCTGgtacaggccacctgatcaggaagaccaagcagatgaGGCCCTCCATAGACAGGTAGAAGCAGCCTCATGttcacaagccctggtcctcATATGGGGGACTTCAGCCACCCTGATATgtgctttttcctccccttaATATTCCATAATAAGCCCAGTGCAACCCTGAAGTGTTCTCCCCAGCATCCGATAATGTCCCACGGTTCTgggacagccctggggggcCCGGGCAGGGTGTCCCTTCCTCTGAGCCTTCAGCTTGGCTTCCCACCCGCCTGTGTGCCCCTGTGCTCCTCTGTGGAGGTGGGCTTCTGGCAGGCTGGTGGCTCCTGTGGTGGGCCTGGGACAGCGTATGCTGGGGCTCCCCCCGACATTGCCCCCCTGTGGGGGTGCAGAGGAGCTTTTGTAGTATGAGCTGGTGCTGCACGTCAGAGGGGTTCACTTTACCTGATTTCAGCCAGTCAGCGAGTGCAGCAGGTCTTTGCACatctgcacagcagcactgtgTCAACAGAAAACCTGCTGGCTGATTGGGAGGGGTGGCTCACCTGTCAACCATCTGCTGGTTTACAGccccgcaaaaaaaaaaaaaaataattgctaacTGTGTGCAGGAGATGGCAGTGCCTGACATTTAtggcagagggagcagagaTCACCCTCAGGATCCTTCAGTACCCACACTTCAGTACCCACTTCTGTGCCACGTGCATGATGCCGCGGATTACTTTTGAATTTCCTTGGTGTCCTACCCTGTACGTGTGCTCAGTGCTGAAGCACTCAGCAGTGTCTCAGTACATACTTTCGTTCTTTAACTCACGAGTGTCCCGAGTAACGTTCTTACTTTGGGACTGATGTCTTTTGGGAAAGTTACGGGACCGACGCACCCGGTGTTGTGTTTCCTATGGCCGGGAAGGATGTGGCGGCAGGGGTGCCGGGGTTTCACCCCGAGGGGGCCGAGGTtggagctgccccagcccggCGAGGCCGTTCCGCTTTCGGTTTTATTTACCGTCAGCGCCGGGCTTTCAGGAATGGAAAAGCCTCCGGGGGCAGCTGCCTGACTCAGGGCGCGATGCATCAGCCGCCCGGGGGTGATTTTCAGGCCCCTTCCTCGTCGGCCGAGGACCGCAGCTCGCAGCAATTcccggcggccgggggctgagggctgccgctgcccggggaggccgggccgggccgggccggggcgggccggaGCCGCCTGCAGCCGCCCcgcagagccccagcagcagccggcggggccgggagggagcGAGGCGGCCGCGGCAGGTaggggggagccgggccgggaggCGGCGGTGGGGCCGCGGCGGTGGGGCCGGGACCACCACCCGGCCACCATGGGACACAGGGTGGAGGTCTCCgtctgtgctgtggggcagaagcaacacccaaaaaaaaaaaaagaaaaaagaaaaaagcctccccccccccccaaaaaaaaaaaagaaaaaaaaggtcaccACTGTAGTTATCTGTGCtataaaatgtgtatatatatatacatatacacacacatatatacacatcgTTTATGCTTTAATACattgtatataataatatataaaaatctgtatCTGCATATCTACCtatacaaacatatatatatatatatataactgtaAAAATAACCTCCATGGTCTTTTATTTGCTACTAAACACTTGGATGGAAAGTCCAGCTCTGTGAGCTCAAGGCAAGCAATGAAAAAGGGGAAACTGAATTAATGACTCTGAGAGCTGGCTACAGCGATGGCTTTTGTGGTCTCAAAGTCATAATTTTACAGATTTCTTcgggtttctttttttttttgtgcctttgtttctgaaaaaaaaatgaaatgtcagtAAATGTTTTTAAGCACAGACGAAAACGGTGGAAATAAGACTTCATCGGTCTCACCTATTGTGGAAATCCACCCCCTCAGCCTGCTAAGGTAGTTTCAGGTTACCAGAACCTAAAGGTTACATTCAGCTGTTTCACGTACTGCTGTCATGTTCCTCCCACGCTTGAAGCAAAAAGTCCAGCTCTTACCAATTTTGTCTATTATGTGCTTTTGCTTCCATGACAGGTACTGAGTGGGCTGCCAggtggaaagaagaaaacatttcctgaaaaCTTTGAAGTGGTcatttcacagtattttaacTCTTCTgagaattttaaacattttttgagATAAGTGAAGGCAACACAGGTGAGTAAACTtgcactgaaatacatttaaagtcATATTTTGTGCTGTTGACAAGTTTATCCCACCAGAGTGAGCAGGTTAATGTAAGTAGCATCTTTTGGCTTTTCatgcttggttttttttttgtttgtttgttttttgctaaaCTAAAACACAGTCTTAACAAGTCTTGTACTACACAGTGGCACGGCAAGGGGCATTACCATGGTCTGATCTTGTAGAGCAAAGATCTGTTATCCCGGAGAAGGGTAGATGGTACTCTTCATTTTATTCCTATTTATGACCTTCACTCACGCGATACGTTGTGCAGAAATTTCCAGTCATTGTTAGTTCAGCACCACACATGGTAAAAACTGTCACTTGGTATTAACATGCCAAGGGCTGTTGCTCACATGTTGCTCTAATGAGATGATATGTTTCTTAAAATGCCTATGGCATTTTATGTACTAATTTTCCCAACAGTGTCTTGTTACTGTGAACCAGTGGTAGCAATAGAGAATTTTCCCCAGTGGGGAATTTTCCCGTCATGGGGAAGTTTCCTGAAGGAGTAGGTGGAGTTAATCAACATTTAAGTGCTGTCGCAAGAACACTTGGGCAAATAGTTTTGTTCTTCCTGTCATCTCCATTGGATTGTGAGGGAACCAAACAGCCAGCAACACCGAAGACTATTTTTCGCTGTGAatatctttttgcttttatagaACGGTATTATCCATAGATACCAGAAATCATCAGGAGGAAAGAAGGGGCATTTTGGTAGGTTCTGTAAGAAAAACAGTGAGCTTTGGTGAAGATCTTTGATTGGCATCTGGGTCTCAAGCTGGTTCAACTGAGCCAGCTAGCGTCTGCTTCTGCTCAGggtgaaacagaagaaaggtcTGTAATGGTTACTGCAGCAAGTTTTTTCACGTGCATTTGGATTTGACCTGGacctatttttcttctcactggAAGTGAAAAATTGATTACAACAGCATACTTTCCTGGTCTTGAGGAATTTTGTAAGTAATACTTgtacattttttgtgtgtagCAAGGCATGTCTTCCTCTGCAATGGGAGAAAGCATAAAAATTAGAGTTTTGCAATTTCAGGATAGAATCGCAGGTCTGAGAACCATAGAAGAGCTTACTTGCTATCATTATCATGCCTCTCCCAGCAGTTAAGCAGAACATCTCTCCTGGAGGTAATGCCTACACAAAAGCGGGTATGGGATGCATGCGCAGGTATGGTTATCATCCCATGACAGTAGTccacatgctgtttttttctgggcaGCCTCTCAGCTCTGGTCTCTCTCTGCTTTGAGGAGAGTGGACTGTGTTTTGGGCCTGAGCATACTGCAGCTCCGGTCATCCTGCCATCGGGGGCACAGAAGCGCCTGCACAGTTACTCGGTCAGTGTCAGAGGCTCACTCTGCTGTAGGATGTGTCAGAGTAAGTATGGTCAGGGCACACTTGTGAGACCAGTATTTCACTGTCTTGTTTGAGCAGCTTTGCTCTGGAGCTTAGTTGGAGTGCTGACCTGCTTTGTTTCTTAGGCAGAGGCATAATGACAAAGGCATTCTGGTGCATGTGCATCACCAGAAACTCTTAGGTACCCACAGGCAGCAAGTTGCTAGTGCTTTTGAGAACATCATTTGTGGTTAAAGAATGAATTGGGTACCTAACCACATAAAGAATTTATTCATCAACGGAACAAATCTTTCATCATGAGGGTCTCTGTTTTTTCATGTTCCTTTTAGGAGAACATCCAATGTGTTAGACTGGTTCCCTTTCTCAGCTCCATCTGCATTGCCTTCTACAAATGTCCTGTTGGCATCAGGGAGCATCGGTCAGAGGAAAAGAGTAGCTTGAATCAAATTCTTTTGAGGCTAATCCTCTTAATCCAAGATACTGTAAAGTCACATGTCGTAATGACTCAGGGCAATATTGTTAATTTTTTATCATCTTAATGGTGAACACCAAAGAAAGACAAACAGTTAAAATGGTAGGATTTGCAGTCCAGTGAGAATTTAAAGAGTTAGGAAGTTTGATGGTTATCACAGTTGCCTAATTTCTTATGCAAATGCTGAAACCACCACTAGAAAACGGTTGAATGCAATCTTTCCTTATTTCTGTGGCTGTTTGTGTATCCAAAATGTGAGTTTTATTTAGATAAAAACCTAGAGTTTTCTATACTCACAAAAGACTTCCGTTAAAGtcagtttaattttttcttgaGAGTGATTTGAAAAATGATGGCACTGTTTGATCCTAGTACTGCTCTGACTGAAAATGCATGCTTAGCAAGTGCAGTGGGCACGTGAAGGTGAGCGTGAAAATTGACATTAATCAGTGTTTTGTAAGTTTAAGTGTTGTCTAGGAGTATAAAAGCCATATCAGTAAAGAGGGGAGGAAATCTCATGGAAAATTGATGTAATTTGTGTGCTCAGAAgtaaagcagcagaaattcaaGAAAGCAGAGTTTGTAGGCTGACTGTGTCACTGTTTTACAAAGGCACTGTTGTGTGAATGCTCATGAAGTTGTTACTTACCACATAAATTCCCGTCAGAATATATGCAACTTCACAAGCCCTGTGATCAGGACTGTGAAACCAGGTGTCATAAAGTGGGTTGTGTTCACAGTACATTAAAGTAAGGCCAACTGGTGGGAGGAACTGAGTTCTGTTTCCTCCAGTGAACGTGTGTAGAAAAAATCCTCCCTCCTCTTTGAGCAGGAACGACACTTCCTTCTACAGTTTATGGGAACATCTAGGAATTTGTGAGTAATCATTTAGTAATTGATGGAACTGATAAAATACATGTTTCACCATAAGCAAGGAATTTGTTTAAAGGAAATGAACGTAGTTGCTCTTCCTGGACCCATCCAGGAAGGTTTCTGCCTGACCTACACACAATTTTGTGATCCCTTTGCTAGAGCGGAATTCAGTGCCTTGTGTCCAGTTCTTTGTGTGAAGTGACTGTGAAGTATATTTTACAGTGAAAGTTAGAAAACAAGCAGATATTTACGTTCTTCgattattttatcattttaggTTCTACCTGCATCATGGAAAAGCCTTTGCTTCTGTGTATGTTTTCATTCTACTGGCATTTCCTAAATGGTAAGAAGCTGAGTTGTAAGAAGTAGCAGAACTATTTAAGtgtctttcttttctatgtGTAGGCATGGAAATGTTAACCTCTCAGTTTTCCTGCAGGTGCTGgtgtttggggttgtttagcttaCTGTTTTACATAGAAAGGTCATCATATGCTTTTACATTAAACTAGATCCATGTGCTTAATATGGATGGTTTGCTATGGGGCAGGTTAAAATCCCTGTCAGCGTTTCAGCCCAGACACCAATTAAGACAAGGTACTATTTGCATTacacaaaattttcttttgtggcAGTGTGAGGCTTGGGAATTGTTACGTATTTTTGAACATCCTACGTAAAAAGAATTGACATTTATATGAACAGAACATTCTCGTAAGAGGCACTAAGAATTGCCTGTTACTATAGTGGTGTTCTGAAAGCAACACCTGAGGGGGTGTGCACACTCATActgctatttttaatatacacaTACTGCTTTTTTGTGCATTTATGCACAAAGCAGGTTTCTGCAGGTATAAATAACCCTGTTTGTCCCAAACTTGagaaaatgcatgcaaaaaaGTTCAACTTTAAGAACATGGCAGATACTTCTAGTccttaaaatgtcatttatacttatatatactctgtgtgtgtgtgtggtaaaGCATGACTTTCAAAATTAGGCTTATAATtggaaaattaagttttctttcaaattttgtttttcagctttattcACTGTTGAAGCTCCCCAGTCACTCTACACCGTGGAACTAGGCAACAACGTGACCATGGAATGCACATTTCCAGTGAATGGGAAACTAAAGTTTGGAGATTTAAGTgtcagctgggaaaaaaaagaagaacttGGAAAGGATGTGTATGTACTTCTCAAAGGGGAGGAAGACTTCAAAAGTCAGCACAGTGACTTCAGGGGGAGAATAAAATTGTTGAAAGAGAATCTGAAGCTGGGGCAGTCTCTCCTTCAGATCATGGATGTGAAGCTCAGAGATGCAGGGTTTTACCGCTGTCTTATTGACTATGGGGGAGCTGACTACAAGACCATCAATCTGAAGGTTCAGGGTGAGTTCTACCACAGGACATTCACTGCTAGATGATACTGTTGAAAGATTTTGAGGGCATTCTGGAAGGACGGCATGTCTGCGCTGGCATTTCAAGAAAGCTCTCCGGAGACAGTAGAAGCCTCATGGCCATTGCACAGCTGTATAACCGTGTGTTTTAATCTATGTGTAATCCATGTTCTGTCCTTTATTTTCCAGACGTGTAGTGTGGCAAAAGCCATTTAGACAGAGCAAAGATCAGAAAGCTATTGCAATTTCCAGAACAGTGTCAACACTGTAATAAACCCTGTACCTCAATTACTATAGAGACACACTATAGTgatatttactttttctgtcAGGAGTATTATTTACAAAGGCCAAACTTGGCCCAAGCACAGAAACTTGGCCCAAGGGCCTTATCCTTGGGGATAAGCAAAAGGTATCTTGCTTATATATGCTGTTCTTTTAGCTTCCTCCTAGTAATCatcttatttaatttctttagctCCTTATAGAAACATAACCCAAGGAGTGGTGAGCACAGGAGACAAGGAATGGAAGTTAACCTGTCAGTCAGAAGGATACCCTAAAGCTGAAGTGATATGGCAAAATGGAGAATATGAGGATTTGACTGATAAGGCAGATACAAGTTATGAAACTGGAAGTGACCAGCTGTATCGTGTGACAAGTACACTCACAATCAAAAACAGGAC is a genomic window of Anser cygnoides isolate HZ-2024a breed goose chromosome Z, Taihu_goose_T2T_genome, whole genome shotgun sequence containing:
- the CD274 gene encoding programmed cell death 1 ligand 1 isoform X1; the encoded protein is MCQSSTCIMEKPLLLCMFSFYWHFLNALFTVEAPQSLYTVELGNNVTMECTFPVNGKLKFGDLSVSWEKKEELGKDVYVLLKGEEDFKSQHSDFRGRIKLLKENLKLGQSLLQIMDVKLRDAGFYRCLIDYGGADYKTINLKVQAPYRNITQGVVSTGDKEWKLTCQSEGYPKAEVIWQNGEYEDLTDKADTSYETGSDQLYRVTSTLTIKNRTHENFRCIFWNKELQKNTSAILYIADSADDVLRTESRRFVGAILVVTALVGSVLFILCIRKASTSKDKRTCMANSSVNTAKLPKDKDTHDWRGPPFEEEELKYIQIEKT
- the CD274 gene encoding programmed cell death 1 ligand 1 isoform X2, giving the protein MEKPLLLCMFSFYWHFLNALFTVEAPQSLYTVELGNNVTMECTFPVNGKLKFGDLSVSWEKKEELGKDVYVLLKGEEDFKSQHSDFRGRIKLLKENLKLGQSLLQIMDVKLRDAGFYRCLIDYGGADYKTINLKVQAPYRNITQGVVSTGDKEWKLTCQSEGYPKAEVIWQNGEYEDLTDKADTSYETGSDQLYRVTSTLTIKNRTHENFRCIFWNKELQKNTSAILYIADSADDVLRTESRRFVGAILVVTALVGSVLFILCIRKASTSKDKRTCMANSSVNTAKLPKDKDTHDWRGPPFEEEELKYIQIEKT